One genomic window of Desulfurococcus mucosus DSM 2162 includes the following:
- a CDS encoding ribosome assembly factor SBDS, with the protein MKEKLVIARYEAKGHRFEVLVDPDLALKIKEGKPVSIDEAIAGDFVYKDARKGLKASPESMREVFGTDDPRTVALEIVKRGELQLTTEQRRKLLEEKKAQILNLIARNAVDPKTKLPIPLKRLELAMEQARVTIDPYKPAEQQMEHIVSQLAKVIPIKVAKAYVAVRIPSEHAGKALKPLQSFGVSKKVQWREDGSLYMELEIPAGLQQELIDRVNALTKGSGEVKILSIG; encoded by the coding sequence ATGAAGGAGAAGCTGGTCATCGCACGCTACGAGGCCAAGGGGCATAGGTTCGAGGTCCTCGTGGACCCGGATCTAGCGCTTAAAATCAAGGAGGGGAAGCCCGTCAGCATAGATGAAGCCATCGCAGGGGACTTCGTGTACAAGGATGCCAGGAAGGGTTTGAAGGCATCCCCGGAGTCCATGAGGGAGGTCTTTGGAACAGATGACCCGAGGACTGTTGCACTCGAGATCGTGAAGCGCGGCGAGCTGCAATTGACAACCGAGCAGAGGAGGAAGCTCCTCGAGGAGAAGAAGGCGCAGATCCTCAACTTGATAGCTAGGAACGCCGTGGACCCTAAGACCAAGCTACCCATACCCTTAAAGAGGCTTGAACTAGCCATGGAGCAGGCTAGGGTGACAATAGACCCCTATAAGCCTGCGGAGCAGCAGATGGAGCACATTGTTTCACAGCTGGCTAAGGTCATACCGATCAAGGTTGCGAAAGCCTATGTAGCGGTTAGGATACCCAGTGAGCACGCTGGTAAGGCTTTGAAGCCGCTTCAATCCTTCGGTGTAAGCAAGAAGGTTCAGTGGCGTGAAGACGGGAGCCTCTACATGGAGCTCGAGATACCTGCTGGACTACAGCAGGAGTTAATAGATAGGGTCAACGCGTTGACCAAGGGTAGCGGTGAAGTCAAGATACTGAGCATAGGGTGA
- the psmA gene encoding archaeal proteasome endopeptidase complex subunit alpha, with the protein MGFSMAAAYDRAITIFSPDGRIYQVEYAFEAVRRGWTTIGIRTKSASIVAAEKRKITPLVDEKAIQKIFKIDDHVGASYAGMAGDGRILINYAISQALLHRFYYDEPAPVEYLAKLVCDVKQAYTQHAGVRPFGVAMIIAGVDEKGTQLFMTEPSGRYLSYYATAIGEKSNNVIEFLEKNYKYDLDVDESLKLTVLTLAGIVEGKPYEDYMEIGYVDTESKRFKILTHEEIRRYVEELEKEGKLKA; encoded by the coding sequence ATGGGTTTCTCCATGGCTGCAGCATATGATAGAGCTATAACGATATTCTCACCGGACGGACGGATCTACCAGGTCGAGTATGCTTTCGAAGCAGTGAGGAGAGGATGGACCACCATAGGTATAAGGACGAAGAGTGCATCAATAGTGGCAGCCGAGAAGAGGAAGATAACCCCTCTCGTCGACGAGAAGGCAATACAGAAAATCTTCAAGATAGATGACCACGTGGGGGCCAGCTACGCCGGCATGGCTGGCGATGGAAGAATCCTTATAAACTACGCTATAAGTCAAGCACTCCTCCACAGGTTCTACTACGATGAGCCTGCGCCAGTCGAATACCTTGCTAAACTAGTCTGCGACGTTAAACAGGCTTACACGCAGCACGCCGGCGTCAGACCCTTCGGTGTCGCAATGATCATAGCTGGAGTCGACGAGAAGGGCACCCAGTTATTCATGACGGAGCCTAGTGGAAGATACCTCAGCTACTATGCCACAGCGATCGGCGAGAAGAGTAACAATGTGATCGAGTTCCTCGAGAAGAACTACAAGTACGACCTAGATGTGGATGAATCATTGAAGCTGACGGTGCTCACACTAGCCGGGATAGTCGAGGGTAAACCCTACGAGGACTACATGGAGATAGGCTACGTTGACACTGAGAGCAAGCGCTTCAAGATCCTTACACATGAGGAGATAAGAAGGTATGTTGAAGAGCTCGAGAAGGAGGGTAAATTAAAGGCTTAA
- a CDS encoding Rpp14/Pop5 family protein encodes MDPVDASIYIAVAALTASILALAVSVKAYGTASRAIRAAVLLKGSGKEVIVKPRKRYIAFSLVCDKPVDKGVLEDAFTRLYTEYFGKSTLQKASPQLILFLEDKQAGVLRTSHLYRDHTVAVLGALKHVGDSKCVVIPLKTCGSLRKCREAVERKR; translated from the coding sequence ATGGACCCCGTGGATGCATCAATATACATAGCTGTAGCAGCGTTGACAGCATCCATTCTAGCGCTCGCAGTCTCAGTTAAAGCCTACGGGACTGCTTCACGCGCCATTAGAGCAGCCGTACTCCTCAAGGGATCCGGTAAAGAGGTCATTGTTAAACCGAGGAAACGCTACATTGCCTTCTCCCTCGTGTGCGATAAACCCGTTGATAAAGGGGTCTTAGAGGATGCGTTCACAAGGCTTTACACGGAGTACTTTGGGAAAAGCACTCTCCAGAAGGCGTCCCCACAGCTGATACTGTTCCTCGAGGATAAGCAGGCAGGCGTGCTGAGAACCAGCCACCTCTACAGGGATCACACGGTGGCCGTGCTAGGCGCCCTTAAACATGTGGGTGACAGTAAATGCGTGGTGATACCGTTGAAGACCTGTGGCTCCCTCCGTAAATGCAGGGAGGCGGTTGAAAGAAAGCGTTAA
- a CDS encoding ribonuclease P — translation MFIDVNIARCDGDVLKHARRLGFKLVACSGVEQAGFNGVAVVRRVDAATGDVAELRSILAEHGGSAYIAVTPLSLRVARWSAHDERIDTIVMTGGNIEFFDKKQFSAMKTYGKPLEVSVGDFLRLDDVKGGQFYRRVNLALRMGIRLVTGSGARWWWELYHPYVIVSMLSSMYDVPRQTALASITAAPLQLMASKKILEHIYS, via the coding sequence GTGTTCATAGACGTCAATATTGCGAGATGCGATGGAGATGTATTGAAGCATGCTAGGAGACTCGGCTTTAAACTAGTTGCATGCAGTGGGGTGGAGCAGGCGGGGTTCAACGGGGTGGCCGTCGTGAGGAGGGTTGACGCGGCGACCGGGGATGTCGCCGAGTTAAGGAGCATCCTAGCTGAGCACGGGGGCTCCGCATACATAGCTGTTACACCATTATCCCTGAGGGTGGCAAGGTGGAGTGCCCACGACGAGAGAATAGACACCATTGTCATGACCGGCGGAAACATCGAGTTCTTCGATAAGAAGCAGTTCAGCGCTATGAAGACTTACGGCAAGCCCCTCGAGGTATCCGTGGGGGATTTCCTCAGGTTGGATGACGTTAAAGGAGGCCAGTTCTACAGGAGGGTAAACCTGGCGTTACGGATGGGTATTAGGCTTGTAACGGGTTCGGGGGCTAGGTGGTGGTGGGAGCTATACCACCCGTATGTCATCGTGAGCATGCTTTCATCAATGTATGATGTGCCGAGGCAGACGGCGCTAGCCTCTATTACTGCTGCACCCCTGCAACTCATGGCCTCGAAGAAAATACTGGAACACATATATAGTTAG
- a CDS encoding RNA-binding domain-containing protein encodes MAGGREAKGGEVVLRSVELSSFCHATEDCSRVRSSLLNLLPPELRSRVVLVEEALEGYYGNRIVVVKTQILEECEKILEYLSSIMSSSEKSILKATLPLRLDQRTGRLILRFSKQDAFRGEARLLDSDDVVKVVLHFKGARSLEKLSMYLAKHSLIQA; translated from the coding sequence ATGGCAGGTGGCAGAGAAGCTAAAGGAGGAGAAGTAGTCCTACGCTCTGTGGAGCTCTCGTCTTTTTGCCACGCTACAGAGGATTGTAGCAGGGTTCGCTCATCGCTCCTAAACCTACTGCCCCCTGAGCTCCGCTCCAGAGTAGTGCTCGTAGAGGAGGCCTTGGAGGGATACTACGGTAACAGGATAGTGGTTGTGAAAACCCAGATCCTTGAGGAATGCGAGAAGATCCTTGAATACCTCTCATCCATTATGAGTAGCTCGGAGAAATCCATCCTGAAGGCTACTCTCCCGCTTAGACTAGACCAGAGAACCGGGCGCCTTATCCTGCGTTTCAGTAAGCAGGATGCCTTCCGCGGTGAGGCAAGGCTACTTGACTCAGACGACGTTGTTAAAGTGGTGCTTCACTTCAAGGGTGCTAGAAGCCTCGAGAAGCTCTCAATGTATCTCGCGAAACACTCGCTTATCCAGGCATGA
- a CDS encoding 50S ribosomal protein L15e, whose translation MAKSMYHYIAETWKEGGDELESLMKQRLIEWRREPSVVRVDAPTRLDRARALGYKAKVGFIIVRVRVRKGGQRKPRPDSGRRPKRMGVYGYAPAKSLRLIAEERAARKFPGLEVLNSYYVAEDGRYKWFEVIMVDPHHPSICSDPEINWICEPQNRGRVFRGLTSAGKKMRGLRKSRGLRGTVYYKWKRKQKERELRKRHEASRGARDPWQVAEKLKEEK comes from the coding sequence ATGGCTAAGAGCATGTACCACTATATAGCTGAGACATGGAAGGAAGGGGGAGACGAGTTAGAGTCGTTGATGAAGCAGAGGCTCATAGAATGGAGGAGAGAGCCATCGGTTGTCAGAGTGGATGCTCCAACCAGGCTTGACCGGGCCAGGGCGCTGGGCTACAAGGCTAAGGTCGGCTTTATCATTGTACGCGTAAGGGTTAGGAAGGGAGGGCAGAGGAAGCCGAGGCCTGACAGTGGGAGGAGGCCTAAGAGGATGGGTGTCTACGGCTACGCGCCTGCGAAGAGCCTTAGGCTGATAGCCGAGGAGAGGGCTGCCAGGAAGTTCCCCGGGCTCGAGGTGCTCAACAGCTACTATGTTGCCGAGGACGGGAGGTACAAGTGGTTCGAAGTAATAATGGTTGACCCTCATCATCCATCAATATGCAGCGACCCCGAGATAAACTGGATATGTGAGCCGCAGAACAGGGGTAGAGTGTTCAGAGGGTTGACGAGCGCTGGGAAGAAGATGAGGGGCCTCAGGAAGAGCCGCGGGTTGAGAGGCACCGTGTACTATAAGTGGAAGCGGAAGCAGAAGGAGAGGGAGCTGAGGAAGCGGCATGAGGCCAGTAGGGGAGCACGTGACCCATGGCAGGTGGCAGAGAAGCTAAAGGAGGAGAAGTAG
- a CDS encoding redox-regulated ATPase YchF, with product MPPPEKLIGVVGKTNVGKSTLFSAMTLAPAKIANHPFTTIEPNIGVGHVRVKCAHVELGLPGCNPRSGLCISGQRFIPVKVIDVAGLIPGASTGRGLGNKFMDDLRQADVLIHVVDASGSTDLEGNPVPPGTQDPVEEAEKILNEINEWFKATVTRIWESKISRYIASSQAPLDLMVQNLSGLSVKRHHVIEAVRRAGLEGKPFKNWTLEDVGLFAVTLREISKPVIIAANKIDVPIAADYVKELKKRFGDENVIPVSALGEYILRKAAQNGLIEYIPGDSSFRVKEASRLTGEQLKALKLIEENVLKHYGSTGVQELLNTAVFKKLGLIVVYPVEDENRFTDHYGNILPDAYLVPGNTTARELAYMVHTELGESFLYAVDARRKRRIGEDHILENGDVVKIVAAKSKREA from the coding sequence ATGCCGCCTCCAGAGAAGCTTATCGGCGTAGTCGGCAAGACCAACGTCGGTAAATCCACGCTCTTCTCGGCTATGACGCTGGCGCCAGCCAAGATAGCTAACCACCCGTTTACAACGATCGAGCCAAACATAGGTGTCGGGCACGTAAGGGTTAAGTGCGCACACGTGGAGCTAGGGCTCCCGGGGTGTAACCCGCGGAGCGGGCTCTGCATCTCAGGGCAGAGGTTTATCCCCGTTAAGGTGATCGATGTCGCCGGGCTGATACCCGGCGCCAGCACGGGTAGGGGGCTTGGAAACAAGTTCATGGATGACCTGAGGCAGGCCGACGTCCTCATACATGTCGTCGACGCATCGGGCTCCACGGATCTCGAGGGGAACCCTGTCCCCCCTGGCACACAGGATCCTGTGGAGGAGGCGGAGAAGATTCTAAACGAGATAAACGAGTGGTTTAAGGCAACGGTTACACGCATATGGGAATCCAAGATATCGAGGTATATTGCATCCTCGCAGGCTCCACTGGATCTCATGGTTCAAAACCTCTCGGGTTTAAGCGTTAAGAGGCATCATGTCATAGAGGCTGTTAGGAGGGCTGGATTAGAGGGCAAGCCCTTCAAGAACTGGACGCTGGAGGACGTAGGCTTATTCGCAGTAACGCTGAGGGAGATCAGTAAGCCAGTTATCATAGCTGCAAACAAGATAGATGTACCCATTGCAGCCGACTACGTCAAGGAGTTGAAGAAGAGATTCGGCGATGAGAACGTTATACCTGTGAGCGCGCTTGGAGAATACATACTCAGGAAGGCTGCTCAAAACGGTTTAATCGAGTATATCCCAGGGGATTCATCATTCAGGGTCAAGGAGGCTTCAAGGCTCACCGGTGAACAGTTGAAGGCGCTTAAACTCATCGAGGAAAACGTGCTTAAACACTATGGTTCAACAGGTGTCCAAGAACTATTGAACACGGCGGTCTTCAAGAAGCTTGGATTAATAGTTGTCTACCCTGTTGAGGATGAGAACAGGTTCACCGACCACTATGGAAACATACTGCCCGATGCCTACCTTGTGCCCGGAAACACCACGGCAAGGGAGCTCGCGTACATGGTTCACACAGAGCTCGGGGAGAGCTTCCTCTACGCTGTGGACGCCAGGAGGAAGAGGAGGATAGGGGAGGATCACATCCTTGAGAACGGAGACGTCGTCAAGATAGTGGCGGCGAAGTCCAAGAGGGAGGCCTAG
- a CDS encoding DUF2095 family protein yields the protein MPGTYRIDDFRKKYPHLAREILDGEGGQSIELTVDMGYSDPWSGYVPTVIDYIRRCKSVSEALEVIDYLVKHEELSTRDAEELRTLLREKGLEFFGGRKQDDYYYKEARRYWEKAFENT from the coding sequence ATGCCGGGCACATACAGGATAGATGACTTCAGAAAGAAATACCCTCACCTAGCCCGGGAAATCCTAGATGGAGAAGGGGGCCAATCCATAGAGCTCACCGTGGACATGGGTTACTCCGACCCGTGGAGCGGCTACGTGCCAACGGTGATAGACTACATAAGGCGCTGTAAAAGCGTCTCGGAGGCCCTTGAAGTAATAGACTACCTCGTCAAACATGAAGAGTTAAGTACTAGGGACGCCGAGGAGTTGAGGACCCTGCTGAGGGAGAAGGGATTAGAGTTCTTCGGAGGGAGGAAGCAGGACGACTACTACTATAAGGAGGCCAGAAGGTACTGGGAGAAAGCCTTCGAGAACACATAG
- the glmU gene encoding bifunctional sugar-1-phosphate nucleotidylyltransferase/acetyltransferase — protein sequence MRENTAQGRLVLKAVILAAGNGVRLRPITETRPKPLIPILCKPMLEWHLERLAGVVDEVVLVVGYMGEAVRRFVEGMKLPFKTRFVEQGEPRGTGDAVVKGVSGLDSDEEVLVIYSDVFTPVNIIPEIAGAEGNILVASEVENPRDYGVVIEENGYFKRVLEKPAESYSRLINGGIYKLRVGDILANSDIAPSPRGELEFTDILNNMSRRGVEIRVHRLPGSSWIDIGKPWQLLEANKMALKSIRREIKGSVVGPVHIEGDVFIGEGSIVKPFTVIEGPVYIDQGVEIGPNARIRPWSVICKGSKIGFSVEVKESIILENVHASHLAYIGDSIICEEVNLGAGTITANLRFDESTVKMLVKNRLEDTGRRKMGAVIGAGVKTGVNVSLMPGVKVGSNTWIMPGSVVYRDVDSNSIHYADGRVEIKARDVKSNNSEQ from the coding sequence TTGAGGGAGAACACGGCTCAAGGGAGACTGGTTTTGAAAGCAGTTATACTTGCAGCGGGGAACGGGGTGAGGCTGAGGCCGATAACTGAGACACGGCCTAAGCCGCTCATACCGATCCTGTGTAAGCCTATGCTTGAATGGCATCTTGAAAGGCTCGCCGGGGTAGTGGACGAAGTAGTCCTGGTGGTTGGATACATGGGTGAAGCAGTGAGGAGGTTTGTTGAGGGAATGAAGCTACCGTTCAAGACGAGGTTTGTGGAGCAGGGTGAACCCAGGGGCACAGGGGACGCAGTTGTGAAAGGGGTGAGCGGGCTAGACAGCGATGAGGAAGTACTGGTAATATACTCGGATGTATTCACTCCTGTAAACATAATCCCCGAGATAGCTGGGGCGGAGGGGAATATACTCGTAGCCAGCGAGGTGGAGAATCCGAGAGACTACGGCGTGGTGATCGAGGAGAACGGTTACTTTAAGAGAGTACTGGAGAAGCCTGCTGAATCCTACTCCAGGCTGATCAACGGCGGGATATATAAGTTGAGGGTGGGAGACATACTTGCCAACAGCGACATAGCGCCGAGCCCCAGGGGTGAGCTAGAGTTCACCGATATATTGAACAATATGAGTAGGAGGGGTGTGGAAATCCGGGTTCACAGGCTTCCGGGATCCTCCTGGATAGACATAGGTAAACCGTGGCAGCTACTCGAAGCAAACAAGATGGCGTTGAAAAGCATTAGAAGGGAGATAAAGGGGAGTGTAGTCGGCCCGGTGCACATAGAGGGAGACGTGTTCATAGGTGAGGGAAGCATTGTGAAGCCTTTCACAGTGATCGAGGGACCCGTCTACATAGACCAGGGGGTTGAAATAGGCCCGAACGCGAGGATAAGGCCATGGAGCGTTATCTGCAAGGGGTCGAAAATAGGCTTCAGCGTCGAGGTGAAGGAAAGCATCATACTTGAAAACGTGCATGCAAGCCACCTTGCATACATAGGTGACAGCATCATATGCGAGGAGGTGAACCTGGGGGCTGGAACCATAACAGCCAACCTGAGGTTCGATGAGTCGACTGTTAAAATGCTGGTGAAAAACAGGCTTGAGGACACTGGGAGGAGGAAAATGGGGGCCGTGATAGGTGCCGGCGTGAAGACAGGCGTCAACGTGTCACTTATGCCGGGTGTTAAAGTCGGAAGCAACACGTGGATCATGCCTGGGTCAGTGGTCTACAGGGATGTAGACTCCAACTCTATCCACTATGCAGATGGACGGGTAGAGATAAAAGCCCGTGACGTCAAGAGTAATAATAGTGAGCAGTGA
- a CDS encoding 30S ribosomal protein S3ae — protein MSSKHRVVVKDKWKIKKWFEVVAPASLGGVSLGTTPADMPEKLIGRVIETTLYDITGDITQVHVKLYLQVVSVEGNKAVTRFKGHELARDYMRSLIRRKSSKIQGIFDVTTKDGYILRLTIVALTSYRCKTSQKRAIRRVMRDYIYKKAGELTLDELIQEIMSYKVSNEISELARKIYPIRRVEVYKSKLLMVPSPEGPKPAVVVSPLQLKAESK, from the coding sequence ATGTCTTCGAAGCACAGGGTTGTCGTGAAGGACAAGTGGAAGATTAAGAAGTGGTTCGAGGTAGTCGCACCTGCATCGCTTGGAGGGGTTAGTCTCGGCACTACTCCCGCCGACATGCCTGAGAAGCTTATAGGTAGGGTCATAGAGACAACCCTGTACGATATAACCGGTGATATAACGCAGGTACACGTGAAGCTCTACCTGCAGGTAGTATCCGTTGAAGGAAACAAGGCTGTAACCAGGTTCAAGGGTCATGAGCTGGCCCGCGACTACATGAGGAGCTTGATAAGGAGGAAGAGCAGTAAGATCCAGGGTATATTCGATGTCACCACGAAAGACGGTTACATACTACGCCTCACAATAGTAGCCTTGACGAGCTACAGGTGTAAGACCAGTCAGAAGAGAGCCATTAGGAGAGTGATGCGGGACTACATATATAAGAAGGCTGGCGAGCTCACGCTCGATGAGCTGATACAGGAGATAATGAGCTACAAGGTGTCCAACGAGATCTCCGAGCTAGCTAGGAAGATATATCCTATTAGAAGAGTCGAGGTATACAAGTCCAAGCTGCTCATGGTGCCGTCCCCCGAGGGGCCGAAGCCGGCTGTGGTTGTTTCCCCGTTACAGTTGAAGGCTGAGAGCAAGTAG
- a CDS encoding KEOPS complex subunit Pcc1, which translates to MTATCSHVRVAGGQRYIEALYASLHPDNMEPARGMRISESLVKGVYEVEVCVENGLRDSLKTVRSTVDEILGLITMLEAVVDALGA; encoded by the coding sequence GTGACGGCTACATGCTCACATGTAAGGGTGGCAGGCGGGCAACGCTACATTGAGGCACTCTATGCATCACTCCACCCTGACAACATGGAGCCAGCCCGTGGGATGCGTATCTCTGAATCCCTCGTGAAAGGGGTCTACGAGGTTGAAGTATGCGTTGAAAACGGGTTGAGAGACTCCTTGAAGACTGTGCGCTCCACCGTCGACGAGATACTCGGCTTGATCACGATGCTTGAAGCCGTGGTTGACGCACTAGGTGCTTGA
- a CDS encoding 30S ribosomal protein S15: MNKKRDRGSSHSTRPARAGPPRWLKLDMSPNDVELLVVELAKKGYTPSMIGVILRDQYGIPLVKQVTGRKLVEILEKHGVKITIPEDLMSLIQKAVNLRRHLEEHPKDTHSQRGLIEVESKIHRLVKYYKRIGRLPPDWKYDPEKARLLVSQGIYAFTHQ, encoded by the coding sequence ATGAACAAGAAGAGGGATAGGGGAAGCTCGCATTCAACGAGGCCTGCGAGAGCCGGGCCGCCCAGATGGCTGAAGCTAGATATGAGTCCAAACGACGTGGAGCTGCTTGTCGTCGAGCTAGCTAAGAAGGGGTATACTCCCTCAATGATAGGCGTGATCCTCAGGGATCAATACGGTATACCACTGGTTAAGCAGGTCACCGGTAGGAAGCTCGTGGAGATACTTGAGAAGCACGGTGTCAAGATAACCATCCCCGAGGATTTGATGTCGCTCATCCAGAAGGCTGTCAACCTGAGGAGGCATCTCGAGGAGCACCCGAAGGATACGCATAGCCAGAGGGGGCTAATAGAGGTGGAGTCGAAGATACACCGCCTCGTCAAGTACTATAAGAGGATTGGCAGACTGCCGCCTGACTGGAAGTACGACCCCGAGAAGGCCAGGCTACTTGTCTCACAGGGTATATATGCTTTTACACACCAGTAG
- the rdgB gene encoding RdgB/HAM1 family non-canonical purine NTP pyrophosphatase → MIELLLLSGNKHKYAEIAEVAGRYGVKVTPLEGFKVEIQDDDLSRIALTAALIGYSILGKPVLVEDAGLFIKALNGFPGPYSSYVFKTLGVHGILKLMEGVAERDACFKSVAVAVVDGNVVKGYGEVCGYITVEPKGSRGFGFDPIFTPRDQPGRTFAEMDVAEKNKYSHRAKAVAAVFEKVGSLLGVSMHG, encoded by the coding sequence TTGATTGAGCTACTCCTCCTCTCAGGTAACAAGCATAAGTACGCTGAGATCGCCGAGGTAGCCGGGAGATACGGTGTGAAGGTGACGCCGCTGGAGGGATTCAAGGTCGAGATACAGGATGACGATTTATCAAGGATAGCTTTAACGGCCGCGCTAATAGGATACTCCATCCTCGGTAAGCCCGTCCTAGTCGAAGACGCTGGATTATTCATCAAGGCGCTCAACGGGTTCCCGGGGCCGTATAGCAGCTACGTCTTTAAAACACTGGGAGTACACGGCATCTTGAAGCTGATGGAGGGCGTTGCGGAGAGGGATGCATGCTTTAAATCTGTTGCAGTAGCAGTCGTCGACGGCAATGTGGTGAAGGGTTATGGAGAGGTATGCGGCTACATAACCGTCGAGCCAAAGGGGAGCAGGGGCTTCGGCTTCGACCCCATATTCACGCCGAGGGATCAGCCGGGGAGAACCTTTGCCGAAATGGATGTCGCCGAGAAAAACAAGTATAGCCATAGAGCGAAGGCTGTTGCAGCGGTCTTCGAGAAGGTTGGAAGCCTCCTAGGGGTGTCGATGCATGGATAG
- a CDS encoding Kae1-associated kinase Bud32: protein MAVDGENPYSWGAEATIYLGEFLGRRVVVKKRRSKPYRHPLYDSLFIQSRTRTEAKILVELYTAGINVPAPIIVDIENGVLVMEYVEGERMSEALGAMSIEAVVDAARDVGRQTALMHNMGVYHGDLTLANMIRSRRGVYIIDFGLAGYSTDIEEYAIDIHLLRKSVSTLHPPLLQPFMDAFMEAYKGYYKGNYEELLQRLREVSIRGRYVDRELRRTVMRERYLD, encoded by the coding sequence ATGGCTGTAGACGGGGAAAACCCCTACTCGTGGGGTGCTGAAGCCACCATATACCTCGGTGAGTTCCTCGGTAGGAGAGTAGTCGTTAAAAAGCGTAGGAGTAAACCATACAGACACCCCCTCTACGACTCACTCTTCATACAGTCGAGGACAAGGACCGAGGCGAAGATACTCGTGGAGCTCTACACCGCAGGGATCAATGTACCGGCACCCATAATTGTGGATATAGAAAACGGTGTACTCGTAATGGAGTATGTTGAGGGAGAGAGAATGTCGGAGGCTCTTGGAGCCATGAGTATTGAGGCGGTCGTAGATGCTGCACGTGACGTGGGCAGGCAGACTGCTTTAATGCACAACATGGGGGTATACCACGGCGACCTCACACTGGCAAACATGATTCGCTCCAGACGCGGAGTCTACATAATAGACTTCGGGTTAGCCGGCTACAGCACGGACATCGAGGAGTACGCTATAGACATACATTTACTCCGTAAAAGCGTCTCCACACTACATCCACCGCTCCTCCAACCATTCATGGATGCATTCATGGAGGCCTACAAGGGGTACTATAAGGGGAACTATGAGGAGCTACTGCAGAGACTCAGGGAGGTCAGCATCAGGGGTAGATACGTTGACAGAGAGCTGAGAAGGACGGTGATGAGGGAGAGATACCTTGATTGA
- the kae1 gene encoding KEOPS complex N(6)-L-threonylcarbamoyladenine synthase Kae1 — MPGIPIPFKLPVATGGGRLRILGVESTSHTIGIGVVEYFDGSVEVLANVNSQYKPEKGGLHPREASLHHVKAAPQLLREALGKAGVSVRELNAIAVSIGPGIGPCLRVGVTLARFLSKYYGIPFVPVNHAVAHIEIGKLYSGFNDPVIVYVSGGNTMVVVQKDKRFRVMGETLDIPLGNLFDTFAREIGIAPPYVTEGRHAVDICADWNPDFQPLPYTVKGSDLSFSGLLTAALRLAREARGDKGILGRICNSLRETAFNMLIEVSERVLALTGKKQLLLVGGVASNRVLRGKMETLTSMYGVKYYGTPPDVAGDNGAMIAYTGLLLYLHNMVSEPSETRIRQRYRIDEELYPWL; from the coding sequence ATGCCGGGAATCCCCATACCCTTCAAGCTACCTGTGGCAACCGGGGGCGGGAGGCTAAGGATCCTTGGCGTAGAGTCCACGAGCCACACCATCGGGATAGGCGTGGTCGAATACTTTGATGGAAGCGTTGAAGTACTCGCCAACGTTAACAGCCAGTATAAACCGGAGAAGGGAGGGCTACACCCGAGGGAGGCATCCCTCCACCATGTTAAAGCCGCTCCCCAATTACTCCGTGAAGCCTTGGGGAAGGCCGGTGTATCAGTCAGGGAGTTGAATGCTATAGCTGTATCCATTGGGCCAGGTATAGGTCCATGTCTAAGGGTAGGCGTCACACTGGCTAGATTCCTCTCGAAATACTACGGTATACCCTTCGTCCCCGTGAACCATGCTGTCGCCCACATAGAGATAGGTAAGCTATACAGTGGTTTCAACGACCCTGTGATCGTGTATGTTTCAGGCGGGAACACCATGGTGGTTGTACAGAAGGATAAACGCTTCAGGGTCATGGGGGAGACCCTTGACATACCCCTGGGAAACCTGTTCGACACGTTTGCAAGGGAGATAGGTATAGCACCACCCTATGTGACTGAGGGAAGGCATGCTGTGGATATATGCGCCGACTGGAACCCTGATTTCCAGCCACTGCCATACACGGTGAAAGGCAGTGATCTAAGCTTCTCAGGGCTGCTAACGGCTGCACTGAGGCTCGCGAGAGAGGCCCGTGGAGACAAAGGGATCCTTGGCAGGATATGCAACAGCCTAAGGGAAACAGCGTTCAACATGCTCATAGAGGTTTCAGAGAGGGTTCTAGCATTGACCGGTAAGAAGCAGCTCCTCCTGGTTGGAGGCGTGGCGTCGAACAGGGTTTTAAGGGGGAAGATGGAGACCCTTACCTCCATGTATGGTGTGAAATACTATGGGACCCCGCCGGATGTGGCGGGTGATAATGGTGCAATGATAGCTTACACAGGGCTACTCCTGTACCTTCACAACATGGTGAGTGAGCCGAGTGAAACCCGTATAAGGCAGAGATACAGGATAGATGAGGAGTTGTATCCATGGCTGTAG